In one Molothrus ater isolate BHLD 08-10-18 breed brown headed cowbird chromosome 6, BPBGC_Mater_1.1, whole genome shotgun sequence genomic region, the following are encoded:
- the TC2N gene encoding tandem C2 domains nuclear protein — MATECIKTCCKLCFCMDKEKNDSVSMVQESEAVAASKPTIVEQPPLSSVSVKRQVGCSEDYLLSKLPLDGQEVPFVVPPFRMAYVQPKKLPSISHAGGIKESARASFGERKAELYGTYQWPSCDIYNPFYLEHRVSPDLIRRCQAKADSRKLYGSVSDLRASALAGPLDVSRSMFDLRSPPHRFIKRYDSVSSVPSSSSSRKDSQGSNRSLDTITLSGDERDFGRLNVKLCYVSSVEQIWITVLHCKDLSWPSSCGENPRICVKGILTLPKPVHFKSSAKEACNDIEFMETFVFAIKLQSLQAVRLVFKIQTQTPRKKTIGECSLALRELSSQESNHWLDISPPSKAPVCRAELQIGTCFQAINRRIQLQILEAQNLPVSSTPLSSNFFVKVGMFSTEGIIYKKKTRLLKSTNGQVKWGEMMVFPVSQAEQGISFLIKLYSKSSVRRKHFLGQIWLSSDSSNSEAVEQWKDTIANPEKVVVKWYSIGPS, encoded by the exons ATGGCAACAGAATGTATAAAAACCTGCTGTAAATTGTGTTTCTGCAtggacaaggaaaaaaatgatt cAGTTTCCATGGTGCAGGAATCTGAAGCAGTAGCTGCAAGCAAGCCAACTATTGTAGAGCAGCCTCCATTGTCTTCTGTGTCAGTGAAGCGTCAAGTTGGGTGTTCTGAGGATTATTTGCTTTCTAAACTGCCCCTGGATGGTCAGGAGGTACCATTTGTGGTCCCTCCATTCAGAATGGCTTATGTACAGCCAAAGAAGCTTCCCAGTATCTCACATGCTGGAGGGATTAAAG AGTCAGCCAGAGCCTCGTTTGGCGAGCGGAAGGCAGAGCTGTACGGCACGTACCAGTGGCCCAGCTGTGACATCTACAACCCCTTCTATCTGGAGCATCGTGTCTCACCTGATCTCATCAGGCGCTGCCAAGCAAAAGCAGATAGCAGGAAATTGTATGGATCAG TTAGTGATTTAAGAGCCAGTGCTCTGGCTGGACCCCTGGATGTGAGCCGTTCGATGTTTGATCTGAGGAGCCCCCCTCACCGGTTCATCAAG AGATATGATTCAGTCTCCAGTGTACCTAGCAGTTCTTCTTCCAGGAAGGATTCACAAGGCAGTAACAGGAGTCTGG ATACTATTACATTATCAGGTGATGAACGAGACTTTGGAAGACTGAATGTGAAGTTGTGTTATGTTTCTTCTGTAGAGCAGATTTGGATCACAGTTTTACAC TGCAAGGACCTGAGCTGGCCTTCTAGCTGTGGGGAAAATCCTCGTATCTGTGTCAAGGGAATTCTCACACTGCCCAAGCCAGTGCATTTCAAATCTTCTGCCAAGGAGGCCTGCAAT gACATTGAATTTATGGAAACTTTTGTTTTTGCCATTAAACTGCAAAGCCTGCAGGCTGTCAGATTGGTATTTAAAATCCAGACACAGACTCCCAGGAAAAAAACGATTGGAGAATGTTCCTTGGCACTGCGGGAGCTGAGCTCACAGGAGTCCAATCATTGGCTGGATATATCTCCTCCTTCCAAAGCACCT GTGTGCCGTGCAGAACTTCAAATAGGAACTTGTTTTCAAGCAATAAACAGAAGGATACAATTACAGATTCTTGAAGCACAAAACCTTCCTGTTTCATCTACACCACTGTCTTCAA ATTTCTTTGTGAAAGTTGGAATGTTTAGTACAGAAGGGATCATCTATAAAAAGAAGACTCGCCTTCTGAAGTCCACTAATGGCCAAGTGAAGTGGGGAGAAATGATGGTTTTTCCAGTTAGCCAAGCAGAACAAGGAATTAGCTTTCTCATCAAGCTCTACAGCAAAAGTTCAGTGAGAAGAAAACACTTCCTAGGACAG ATCTGGTTAAGTTCTGATAGCAGCAACAGTGAAGCAGTAGAGCAGTGGAAAGATACCATTGCAAATCCTGAAAAAGTTGTTGTTAAATGGTACAGCATTGGCCCATCTTGA